The Candidatus Bathyarchaeia archaeon DNA segment GGAGAGAAAGGAGAAATGGCAGAAGCTTGCGGTTGGGTATTCGTAGGTCACATTCCCTTGCTTTATGATAAAAGAAGAGTGGCAAGGCAGTATCAAGTGGAAATGTGGCTTGACCTTACACAGTTAGTCAAAGAATTAGGCATCGAAAAACTAAACGAAAACAACCATAACTCACATTCAAAAACGGATTATGTTGTGTAGAAGACCGCACGCCTCCAAAACCTTTTCAAAATTCTCATGTGCCCTATCACGTTTATAACATCTTAAAGCATCAACAATAGCCCCCTTATCCCTTACTCCAAGCTTCTTAACCACTAAACCAGCAACTTCACCACTAACAAAAAGAAACTGGCAAACCGCAGTCACATTCGACGGTCTACGACGCACACTAGCAGTTTCAAAATCAACAATAAACGGCTTACCATCTTCCCCAACAATCACATGCTTAGGCGCATGACTTAACTCTCCATGATCTAAACCGGCCACATCTAAACGCCAACACTGCTCCAAAATTTCACGCAAAACACGCTTCACACGCCTTTTGCTCTTACATTTCTTTAGCCATTCCGGAAACAATTCGCCATCAACAAACTGCATAACAAGAAAATTGGCGCTAACGCCCCAAAGCTTCGGTCCGACATCCACAGAATTCGCTTTCTCAAGCATTTCCGCTTCGCGTAGCATTCCCTCACGGTCAGCATCCACCCTTCGAATCTTCAAAGCCACCTTCTCTCCATTCACATAGGCTATTGTAACAATACCCACGCAACCCTTACCCAAAACAGACACGCCAAACACGTCTTTGTCCCCGCAAAACTCCACGGCAGTCACGCCTAATCTACCCAACTCTACTAAACGCTTCCTAACCTCCGCCTTACATGCTCGCGGATAACACAATATGGACGCGTAAGGCTCTTCGCTTAGCCGTTCAACAGTCACTCTCAACATTAAACCTCAAACAGCCACACTCTACATCTGCTGAAATAAACATAAAAGCATCGCAAAGTTAATAGAAAAAAGGAGCAAAAAATGCCAAGATTCAAGCAAACCGCCGAAATACTCAAACTAATGAATAAAAAAGAAAACATACGCAACATCGGCATAATCGCCCACATAGACCACGGAAAAACAACTCTGACAGACTCGCTACTGGCAGGAGCTGGACTATTACCGCCAAGCATAGCAGGCGAAGCCAAAGTTCTCGACTACTTAGAAGAAGAACAAAAACGCGGAATCACAATAAAAACCGCCAACATATCACTCCTACACGAAACAAAAGGAAACGCATACATCATCAACCTAATCGACACACCCGGACACGTAGACTTCACAGGCAAAGTAACACGAGCATTACGCGCAATAGACAGCGCAATCGTCGTCGTAGACGCAGTAGAAGAAATCATGGCTCAAACCGAAACAGTCACACGCCAAGCACTCGAAGAAAGAGTCAAACCAGTTCTTTTCATAAACAAAGTCGACAGGCTAATCAAAGAGTTAAAACTTGCTCCAGAAAAAATTCAGGAAAAATTCGCCCGCATAATCAGCAACTTCAACAATCTAATAGAAATTTACGCAGAACCAGAATTCAAGAAAAAGTGGAAAGTTAACCCTGCAAAAGAAACAGTTGCTTTTGGTTCCGCCCTTCACAAGTGGGGATTCACCCTAAACATAGCAAGACAAAAGGAAGTAAAATTCACAGACATAGTAAACGCATACGCCAACGATAACTACGAAATACTTTCACGGTTACTTCCACTTCACCACACACTACTTCACATGATAGTCGAAAAAACGCCAAACCCAACAGAAGCCCAAAAATACAGACTGCCAAAAATTTGGAAAGGCAAAATCAACTCGGAAATAGGACAAGCAATGCTGAAATGCGACGACAAAGGACCAACAGTAATGTGCATAACAAACGCTCAAATAGACCCAAAAACAGGGCTCGTCGCAACTGGCAGAGTATTTTCAGGCTCAGTTAAAGAAGGGGACCACGTTTATCTTGTTGGCGCAAAAAAAGACTACCACATCAAGCAAGTATTCATGTATATGGGTGCCTTCAGAGAAACTGTCAACCAAATTACTGCCGGCAATATAGCCGCTTTATCAAATCTTGAACTGGCAAGAGCCGGAGAAACACTCGTCGATATTGCACATAAGGATGTCATGGTTCCTTTTGAACGTGTAAAATACGTTTCAGAACCCGTCATGAGCATAGCTATAGAGCCAAAAAACCCTAAAGAATTGCCACACTTAGTGGAAGCAATGAACCGCCTTATCATAGAAGACCCAAACCTCGCCGCCACAATAGATAAAGAAACTGGACAATGCCTCCTCAGTGGAATGGGAGAACTCCATTTAGAAATTGCCTTGAAATTCTTAGAACAATACAGTGGAAAAATGGAGCTAACGGCTTCCAGTCCAATAGTGACCTATAGAGAAAGCATTTTGAAACTAAGCAAAACAGTTATGGCGAAAACTTCTAACATGCGCAATAAACTATTCGTGCAGGTAGCGCCTCTCGAAACCGAGCTTGTGGAATTGATGGAAAAGGGCGAGCTTGCAAACGGAATGGAACAGAAACGAATAGGCGATGTCGCTCAAAGAGTATTAAAGCAGTTTACTGAAGAAAATGCTAAAATTTTGGCTTTAAACGAACACGGAAACATACTCATAGATTTAACCAAAAACGTTCAAAGCATACAAGAAATAAAGGAAAACATCATCGCGGGATTTCACTGGGCATGCGACACTGGACCATTATGTGAAGAACCACTAAGAAACGTGAAAGTCACTCTTATAGAAACCCAAATTCACGAGGACCCAACACAACGTGAACCTACACAGATAATGCGAGCAATGAGCAGAGCAATTCTAGGTGCAGTTCTAACTGCTAAACCAGTGCTTCTCGAACCAATCTATAAAATTGAAGTATCTGTTCCAGTCGAATGGTTCGGCACCTGCACAAGCATAATAACACGAAAACGAGGAAAAATATTAGCTTCCGAAAACAAAGGCGCTTTGACAATTATTACCGGTTACATCCCAGTAGCCGAAACATTCGGCTTATCGGCAGAAATGCGCACAGCAACTTCTGGACGTGCCTTCTGGCAATGCACATTCTCTCACTGGGAACGAGTCCCAGAAAACATGGCAACGCAAATAATAAGGCAAATTCGAGAAAGAAGAGGGTTACCACTTGAAATTCCTAAACCAGAAAAATTTGTAGAGAAGGAATAAGTGAGAACTGCATGAAAATACTACTAAGTCGCTCATGCCCATTCAACCTTGACGTTACACTTTGTTGTGGTCAAGTTTTCAGATGGGATAAAATGGGCGAATGGTGGTTTGGCGTTACCGGAGAAAAAGTCTTTAAAATACGTCAGATCGGCGAGGAACTGGAATTTGAGAATGCAGATGAAGATTTTGTAAGAGAATATTTTGGGCTAAAAGATGATTTGCCAAAAATCCTTTCACAGATTAGCAAAGATAAGCATGTCAAAACTGCAATCGTGAAGTTTAAAGGTCTACGAATTCTCCGTCAAGACCCGTGGGAATGCTTGATTTCATACATTTGCGCGACATACAAGAACATTCCAGCCATAAAGAAAATGCTTCTTAATCTTTCAAGAAAATTCGGAGAAAAAGCAGTTTTTGAAGGACGTGATTTTTACACTTTTCCGACCCCAGAAACTCTTGCAAAGGCAAACAAGCGAGAATTGCTTGAATGTGGTTTAGGTTATAGAGCAGAGTATGTTTTGGAAACTGCAAAAATGGTGCATAATGGCAATTCCTGTCTTGAGGATTTGAAGAAGGCAAATTATTTGAAGGCACGCAGCGAATTGCTTAAGCTTCCTGGAGTCGGTTCGAAAGTTGCAGATTGCGTTTCGCTTTTTTCTCTCGAAAAATTGGAAGCCTTTCCAGTTGATGTGTGGATAAAACGTATAATCTTAAAGTATTACGCGGACCATTTTGAAAGCGAATTTACCAAGAAAATCTTAGCACATAAATCGTTTGGAAAAGCGGAATATGAGAAAATGAGTTTGTTTGGACGAAAGTATTTTGGCGAATATGCGGGCTATGCTCAAGAATACTTGTATCATTACGAAAGAATGCAGCATCAGATGATGTTGCTCTTTTTCAGTGTTTCGGCTGCTTGATTTCCGCTTGTTGTTGTAAGCGATATTGCCTCAGAAACAAGCTTCACCATATTAGCGTAATTGTGCTGTTTCGTTTGTTCAATAGCTTCTTCAAGCTTTACACTCACGTCTCGAAAACCTTGAACGCCCGAAGCGTTTGCGGCGATGTTAACTTCTTGAATGAGAGCATTAAAGTAAGCAACCAAGAGTTTTTCTGCACCAGCAATTTCTTCATCTTTCAAACTTTCTAAAATGCTCAGAAGACTGGAAGCAATGATTAGGTTTGATTTGATTTTTTCTGCATAATGAAAAACAATTATTGCATTTTTAATTTCTGACAAAGCTTTTCTCTCAAAAGTGCTATGTTTAACATCAAGGATAAGCTTTACGTGCCCAACCTACTCTTTGGACGCACGCACCTTCCATTTCTCCAGTCTTCT contains these protein-coding regions:
- a CDS encoding RIO1 family regulatory kinase/ATPase — encoded protein: MLRVTVERLSEEPYASILCYPRACKAEVRKRLVELGRLGVTAVEFCGDKDVFGVSVLGKGCVGIVTIAYVNGEKVALKIRRVDADREGMLREAEMLEKANSVDVGPKLWGVSANFLVMQFVDGELFPEWLKKCKSKRRVKRVLREILEQCWRLDVAGLDHGELSHAPKHVIVGEDGKPFIVDFETASVRRRPSNVTAVCQFLFVSGEVAGLVVKKLGVRDKGAIVDALRCYKRDRAHENFEKVLEACGLLHNIIRF
- a CDS encoding DNA glycosylase — encoded protein: MKILLSRSCPFNLDVTLCCGQVFRWDKMGEWWFGVTGEKVFKIRQIGEELEFENADEDFVREYFGLKDDLPKILSQISKDKHVKTAIVKFKGLRILRQDPWECLISYICATYKNIPAIKKMLLNLSRKFGEKAVFEGRDFYTFPTPETLAKANKRELLECGLGYRAEYVLETAKMVHNGNSCLEDLKKANYLKARSELLKLPGVGSKVADCVSLFSLEKLEAFPVDVWIKRIILKYYADHFESEFTKKILAHKSFGKAEYEKMSLFGRKYFGEYAGYAQEYLYHYERMQHQMMLLFFSVSAA
- a CDS encoding elongation factor EF-2, encoding MPRFKQTAEILKLMNKKENIRNIGIIAHIDHGKTTLTDSLLAGAGLLPPSIAGEAKVLDYLEEEQKRGITIKTANISLLHETKGNAYIINLIDTPGHVDFTGKVTRALRAIDSAIVVVDAVEEIMAQTETVTRQALEERVKPVLFINKVDRLIKELKLAPEKIQEKFARIISNFNNLIEIYAEPEFKKKWKVNPAKETVAFGSALHKWGFTLNIARQKEVKFTDIVNAYANDNYEILSRLLPLHHTLLHMIVEKTPNPTEAQKYRLPKIWKGKINSEIGQAMLKCDDKGPTVMCITNAQIDPKTGLVATGRVFSGSVKEGDHVYLVGAKKDYHIKQVFMYMGAFRETVNQITAGNIAALSNLELARAGETLVDIAHKDVMVPFERVKYVSEPVMSIAIEPKNPKELPHLVEAMNRLIIEDPNLAATIDKETGQCLLSGMGELHLEIALKFLEQYSGKMELTASSPIVTYRESILKLSKTVMAKTSNMRNKLFVQVAPLETELVELMEKGELANGMEQKRIGDVAQRVLKQFTEENAKILALNEHGNILIDLTKNVQSIQEIKENIIAGFHWACDTGPLCEEPLRNVKVTLIETQIHEDPTQREPTQIMRAMSRAILGAVLTAKPVLLEPIYKIEVSVPVEWFGTCTSIITRKRGKILASENKGALTIITGYIPVAETFGLSAEMRTATSGRAFWQCTFSHWERVPENMATQIIRQIRERRGLPLEIPKPEKFVEKE